In Bacteroidota bacterium, a single genomic region encodes these proteins:
- a CDS encoding T9SS type A sorting domain-containing protein, translating to MAFLLKSTFEANAQISNYVFSQSNGIYIPITGGISLGNATSTNDEYFVDAASPLGGTTVLGNGLPIGFSFNYNGAPYDKFGVNANGWIVLGNGFVNFTGANLNVPINGTLNNVIAGFGRDLQAQTGCSIRFETIGNAPNRILVVQWDRYKRANQVSTDSIGFQIRLNEADGSVNIVYGKVQTASQNQNLEQVGIKGTGALDVALRTSANSWIATSASTTATATCNFNTTVFPPSGLTFSWVIPLPCTVPPTAGIATVSTSSSCAASKIVSLTGSSTGSGISLQWLVSPDDLNWTVINGANTLSYQVSQSASNYYSCIVTCSGIPDTSSSVLVTGSSSAVTCYCSTNLHGPTCQAGNINNLSISTTTLSNQGSGCASLNGNSYTSYTDTGNYTATLLAGLSYSFNVTSTGNGTISLWIDYNQNGVFEASEWTQLAAAAVANAANATIVNIPVTAISGKTGMRIRYRLTGGANAAIDACTQFGSGETEDYLITIGQQAPCTTPIAGIASSSASGICPGVNYTLQLTGNSVGSGLTFQWQSSSDSLVWTNINGANNAFLTTSASQKTYYRCYLTCGALSDTSNGVAVLINPATLCYCSTTLHNNTNCNPAGSINDVTISGTSLSNLGTACASTTAQSYSSYAPIGSNTGSLDIGAPYNFNVTVTNAGNTISLWIDFNQNGQFEASEWTQVSAGTLANVASTKVIVIPVNALPGQTGMRIRTRQQGGANAATDACTGFASGETEDYIITLVQQLPCVAPPTAGLAISTDSTVCGGVSFTVSLSGASSGAGLGYGWQSSTDNINWVNTGSVAYPFFTTTQNQSTYYRCVLNCSGMADTSSVVLILQNPSNQCYCTSSANQTSDTDIGNVTFGTLNNGVGIPATQNPTAIGNYSDFTSLPPQPYTQNTSYPISLTQINSANFFTARAAVFIDYNQNGSFTDLGETVFTATTTNVAGGNTVSGTVIIPATAVPGTTRMRVMMIEGNTNPTPCAAYQWGETEDYLINIIQQLPCVAPPTAGLTSASDSTVCAATFTLSLIGASSGSGMTYVWQSSSDSIQWNVISAATSTFYSTTQNQSTYYRCILTCSGLSDTSTVVYVTQNPLSGCYCTSSANNAADTDIGNVTFGALSNGLATPVVSNPTGTGTYTDYTALPPQTFNQNTAYAISVSQITSNANFFAARVTVFIDYNQNGVFTDAGERVLTGTTSSGVAGIVSTVSGNILIPATASLGLTRMRVILAEGAGPGIQNPCGTFGFGETEDYIINIDLFNAVKNYNSSNLTFTVFPNPSNGNTTFNYSIIEKSLVTIDLFNVVGEKITCLLNAQMQAGNNSSSFDLKQLGVKPGSYFIKITSGNESKTARLTIY from the coding sequence ATGGCATTCTTACTCAAATCAACTTTTGAGGCCAATGCACAAATTTCAAATTATGTTTTTTCACAATCCAACGGAATTTATATTCCCATTACCGGCGGAATTTCTTTAGGTAATGCAACAAGCACAAATGATGAGTACTTTGTGGATGCTGCTAGCCCCCTTGGTGGAACAACTGTACTTGGTAATGGTTTGCCAATTGGTTTTTCATTTAATTACAATGGTGCACCCTACGATAAATTTGGTGTCAATGCCAATGGATGGATTGTTTTAGGGAATGGCTTTGTAAACTTTACGGGTGCAAATTTAAACGTTCCTATTAACGGAACCTTAAATAATGTTATAGCTGGGTTTGGCCGAGATTTACAAGCACAAACCGGTTGCTCCATCCGTTTTGAAACTATTGGTAATGCTCCTAACCGAATTTTGGTGGTGCAATGGGACAGGTATAAACGCGCAAATCAGGTTTCTACAGATAGTATCGGTTTTCAAATTCGCTTAAATGAAGCAGACGGTTCAGTGAACATAGTTTATGGAAAAGTACAAACTGCATCTCAAAATCAAAATCTTGAACAGGTGGGAATAAAAGGAACGGGGGCATTAGATGTGGCTTTGCGCACCAGTGCTAACAGTTGGATTGCAACATCCGCTTCTACTACTGCCACTGCAACTTGTAACTTTAACACAACCGTTTTTCCACCTAGTGGACTAACTTTCTCTTGGGTTATTCCATTGCCCTGCACTGTTCCACCGACTGCTGGAATTGCAACAGTATCAACCAGTTCATCTTGTGCAGCTTCTAAAATTGTTAGTTTAACAGGTAGTTCTACCGGCTCAGGAATCAGTTTGCAATGGTTGGTATCACCCGATGATTTGAATTGGACAGTTATCAATGGAGCCAATACGCTTAGTTATCAAGTAAGCCAATCCGCTTCAAATTATTATTCTTGCATCGTTACTTGTTCCGGAATTCCAGACACCAGTTCTTCTGTTTTGGTTACAGGAAGCTCCTCGGCTGTAACTTGCTATTGCAGTACCAACTTACACGGCCCTACATGTCAAGCCGGGAATATAAATAACCTGAGCATAAGTACCACCACTTTATCAAATCAGGGTAGCGGTTGTGCCAGCTTAAATGGCAACTCCTACACAAGTTATACTGATACAGGTAATTATACTGCAACCCTTTTAGCCGGTCTAAGTTATAGCTTTAATGTTACTTCCACTGGCAATGGTACTATTTCCTTGTGGATTGATTACAATCAGAATGGGGTTTTTGAAGCTTCTGAATGGACGCAGTTAGCTGCTGCTGCGGTTGCAAATGCAGCAAATGCTACAATTGTTAATATTCCTGTTACTGCGATAAGCGGTAAAACCGGTATGCGAATTAGATATCGCTTAACCGGCGGTGCCAATGCAGCAATTGATGCCTGTACTCAATTTGGTTCCGGCGAAACAGAAGATTATTTAATTACAATAGGCCAACAAGCCCCTTGCACAACACCAATAGCTGGTATAGCTAGCAGCAGTGCTTCCGGAATATGTCCTGGAGTAAATTACACGCTTCAATTAACTGGTAATTCAGTTGGCTCCGGTCTTACTTTCCAGTGGCAATCCTCTTCGGATAGTTTAGTTTGGACAAATATAAATGGTGCAAATAATGCCTTTCTTACTACCTCAGCAAGTCAAAAAACATATTACAGATGCTACCTCACCTGCGGTGCATTAAGCGACACAAGCAATGGTGTAGCTGTACTAATTAACCCTGCAACCCTTTGTTATTGTAGCACAACTTTGCATAACAATACAAACTGTAACCCTGCAGGTAGCATTAATGATGTAACTATTTCTGGCACTTCATTAAGCAATTTGGGAACAGCTTGTGCTTCCACAACTGCACAATCCTATTCAAGCTATGCTCCAATTGGAAGCAATACAGGCTCTTTGGATATTGGTGCTCCATATAATTTTAATGTAACCGTTACAAATGCGGGCAATACCATTTCGCTTTGGATTGACTTTAACCAAAATGGGCAATTTGAAGCCAGCGAATGGACACAAGTTTCTGCCGGTACACTAGCAAATGTGGCAAGTACCAAAGTAATAGTTATTCCTGTAAATGCACTCCCCGGACAAACCGGTATGCGCATTCGAACACGGCAGCAAGGAGGAGCAAATGCAGCAACTGATGCATGTACAGGCTTTGCCTCTGGTGAAACGGAAGATTATATTATAACTTTAGTTCAGCAATTGCCTTGTGTAGCACCTCCAACAGCCGGGCTTGCAATTTCAACAGATAGTACTGTTTGTGGTGGTGTTTCATTTACTGTTTCATTAAGTGGAGCCAGCTCCGGTGCAGGCTTAGGGTATGGATGGCAATCTTCAACAGATAATATAAATTGGGTAAATACAGGAAGTGTTGCGTATCCCTTTTTTACAACCACTCAAAATCAAAGTACCTATTATCGTTGTGTGCTTAATTGCAGCGGTATGGCTGATACCAGTTCAGTTGTGTTGATTCTCCAAAATCCATCAAATCAATGTTATTGTACTTCTTCCGCAAATCAAACCAGCGACACTGATATTGGGAATGTTACATTTGGGACTTTGAATAACGGCGTAGGAATTCCTGCAACACAAAATCCAACAGCTATCGGTAATTATTCTGATTTTACTTCATTGCCTCCTCAACCTTATACTCAAAATACCAGCTATCCTATTTCTCTTACACAAATAAATAGCGCCAATTTCTTTACAGCGCGAGCAGCTGTATTCATTGATTACAACCAAAACGGTAGTTTTACCGATTTAGGCGAAACAGTATTTACTGCTACAACCACCAATGTTGCTGGTGGAAATACTGTGAGCGGCACAGTCATAATTCCTGCTACAGCAGTGCCCGGAACAACAAGAATGCGCGTAATGATGATTGAGGGAAATACTAACCCCACCCCTTGTGCTGCCTATCAATGGGGCGAAACTGAAGACTATTTAATAAACATCATTCAACAATTACCATGTGTTGCTCCGCCAACCGCAGGACTTACTTCTGCAAGTGATAGCACAGTGTGTGCAGCAACATTTACTCTTTCGTTAATTGGTGCAAGTTCAGGTTCAGGAATGACCTACGTTTGGCAATCATCAAGCGACAGCATTCAATGGAATGTTATTAGTGCTGCAACTTCAACATTTTATTCTACCACGCAAAATCAAAGCACCTATTATCGATGTATTCTCACATGCAGTGGATTAAGCGATACAAGTACCGTGGTATACGTAACTCAAAACCCATTATCCGGCTGCTATTGTACTTCTTCTGCCAATAATGCGGCTGATACTGATATTGGAAATGTAACTTTTGGTGCTTTAAGTAATGGGCTAGCTACTCCTGTTGTGAGTAACCCTACAGGTACTGGCACATACACTGATTACACTGCACTTCCACCTCAAACCTTTAATCAAAATACAGCCTATGCAATTTCAGTATCCCAAATAACCTCCAATGCAAACTTTTTTGCAGCAAGGGTAACTGTTTTTATTGATTACAATCAAAATGGCGTGTTTACTGATGCAGGTGAGCGTGTATTAACAGGAACAACCTCTTCTGGTGTTGCTGGAATTGTTTCCACTGTTAGCGGCAATATTCTGATTCCTGCTACAGCAAGTTTAGGGCTTACCAGAATGCGTGTTATTTTAGCAGAAGGTGCCGGTCCCGGGATTCAAAACCCATGTGGCACTTTCGGATTTGGAGAAACAGAAGATTACATCATTAATATTGATCTGTTTAATGCTGTAAAAAATTACAATTCATCGAATTTAACATTCACGGTTTTCCCTAATCCATCAAATGGAAATACAACTTTCAACTATTCAATAATTGAAAAATCTTTGGTTACAATTGATTTGTTTAATGTGGTTGGAGAAAAAATAACATGTTTACTTAATGCGCAAATGCAAGCCGGCAATAACTCTTCAAGTTTTGACTTGAAACAATTAGGTGTGAAACCCGGTAGTTATTTTATTAAAATTACAAGTGGCAATGAAAGTAAGACTGCCCGCTTAACAATTTATTAA
- a CDS encoding class II glutamine amidotransferase — translation MSDIIKHECGIALLRLRKPLPFYTEKYGTPLYGLNKLYLMMEKQHNRGQDGAGVANIKLDTAPGSRYISRYRSNGSNAIKEIFEKINSKLAEAKNANPTKFNDAEWLKKNAAFSGELFLGHLRYGTFGKNNIENCHPFLRQNNWKTKNLVVAGNFNLTNVDELFDQLVDLGQHPKEKTDTVTVMERIGHFLDVENERLFKEFKKEGHTNQEISELIAQHIDIQKILVESSRKWDGGYAMAGLLGHGDAFVLRDPNGIRPAYFYVDEEVAVVASERPVIQTAFNVPLEKIKEIKPGQAFIVRKNGDVGEFEIRKPEIRKACSFERIYFSRGSDAAIYQERKALGTSLCPAILSAIENDTRNTVFSYIPNTAEIAFYGMVKGIEDYLTKVKQKKILEQASELNSEKLSKILSIHPRIEKLAIKDAKLRTFITEDIHRDEMVAHVYDVTYGVVKPTDTLVVIDDSIVRGTTLKQSILKMLDRLNPKKIIIVSSAPQIRYPDCYGIDMAKLGDFIAFQAAIQLLKDNFKENIIDDCYEKAKAMDELPKDKISNVVKEIYKPFTPEQISKKIAELLTPQSINAEVEVIYQSLEGLHTACPENLGDWYFSGDYPTPGGNKVVNKSFINYIEGKNVRAY, via the coding sequence ATGAGCGATATAATTAAGCATGAATGCGGCATTGCGTTGCTTCGTTTACGCAAACCCCTCCCTTTTTATACTGAGAAATACGGCACACCCCTATACGGCTTAAACAAGTTGTATTTGATGATGGAAAAACAGCACAACAGAGGGCAAGACGGTGCCGGTGTAGCTAACATAAAATTAGATACTGCTCCCGGAAGTCGCTACATAAGCCGATATAGAAGCAACGGAAGCAATGCCATCAAAGAAATTTTTGAAAAAATTAATTCCAAATTGGCAGAAGCAAAGAATGCCAACCCCACTAAATTTAATGATGCAGAATGGTTGAAAAAAAATGCAGCCTTTAGTGGTGAGCTTTTTTTAGGCCATCTCCGTTACGGAACCTTCGGAAAAAATAACATCGAAAATTGCCATCCCTTTTTACGCCAAAATAATTGGAAAACAAAAAATTTGGTAGTTGCCGGTAATTTTAATTTGACCAATGTGGACGAGCTGTTTGATCAATTGGTTGATTTAGGACAACATCCCAAAGAAAAAACGGATACGGTCACTGTAATGGAACGTATTGGCCACTTTTTGGATGTAGAAAATGAGCGCCTCTTTAAGGAATTCAAAAAGGAAGGCCATACCAATCAAGAAATTTCGGAGCTGATTGCACAACATATCGACATTCAAAAAATTCTTGTGGAATCAAGCCGCAAATGGGATGGGGGATATGCTATGGCAGGTCTGCTCGGTCATGGTGATGCGTTTGTGTTAAGGGATCCCAACGGAATCCGACCCGCTTATTTTTATGTTGACGAAGAGGTTGCGGTAGTGGCTTCAGAAAGGCCTGTTATTCAAACTGCCTTTAATGTTCCATTAGAAAAAATTAAAGAGATAAAACCGGGTCAAGCTTTTATTGTTCGTAAAAATGGTGACGTTGGCGAATTTGAAATTCGTAAACCGGAGATTCGTAAGGCTTGTTCTTTTGAGCGAATTTATTTTTCAAGGGGCAGCGACGCAGCTATTTATCAAGAAAGAAAAGCATTAGGCACTTCCTTATGTCCAGCAATTTTAAGTGCAATTGAGAACGATACGCGGAATACGGTTTTTTCATACATTCCCAATACAGCCGAAATTGCTTTTTATGGAATGGTGAAAGGGATTGAAGATTATCTCACGAAAGTGAAACAAAAGAAAATTTTGGAGCAAGCATCCGAACTTAACTCCGAAAAGCTCTCAAAAATTCTATCAATACATCCAAGGATTGAAAAGCTGGCAATTAAAGATGCCAAGCTACGCACCTTCATTACCGAAGACATTCACCGTGATGAAATGGTTGCACACGTGTATGATGTTACTTATGGCGTTGTTAAACCAACCGACACGCTTGTGGTTATTGACGACTCTATTGTGCGTGGAACTACCTTGAAGCAAAGCATTCTGAAAATGTTAGACCGCCTAAATCCAAAAAAAATAATTATTGTTTCCAGTGCACCACAAATCAGATACCCGGATTGTTATGGTATAGATATGGCCAAGTTAGGCGATTTTATTGCTTTTCAAGCTGCAATTCAATTGTTGAAAGATAATTTTAAGGAAAATATCATCGACGATTGTTACGAGAAAGCTAAAGCAATGGATGAACTTCCGAAAGATAAAATCAGCAATGTGGTAAAGGAAATTTATAAGCCCTTTACTCCAGAACAAATTTCAAAAAAAATTGCAGAACTGCTTACTCCCCAAAGCATCAATGCAGAGGTTGAAGTAATTTATCAATCGCTAGAAGGCTTACATACAGCCTGCCCCGAAAATTTAGGCGATTGGTATTTTTCGGGCGATTATCCCACACCTGGAGGAAATAAAGTGGTTAATAAATCCTTTATCAATTACATTGAGGGAAAAAACGTAAGGGCATACTAA
- a CDS encoding DUF1801 domain-containing protein — protein sequence MAFRNKIKFHSYLEFWEQLSTNERQITDVLRQIITQNIAQTKEKLAYNVPYYYGKRRICFIWPASIPFGGFKNGVMLGFCYGNLLPDIPKYLIHGTNKQVYYRIFHSVEEINESAIVSLLQEAIQVDHKHH from the coding sequence GTGGCATTTCGTAATAAAATAAAATTTCATAGCTATCTGGAGTTTTGGGAACAGCTGAGTACCAATGAACGCCAAATAACTGATGTTTTACGGCAAATCATTACACAAAACATAGCCCAAACAAAAGAAAAACTGGCTTACAATGTGCCCTATTACTATGGAAAGCGGAGAATTTGCTTCATTTGGCCCGCATCGATTCCTTTTGGTGGTTTCAAAAATGGAGTAATGCTTGGGTTCTGCTACGGGAATCTACTTCCGGATATCCCAAAATACTTAATCCATGGAACGAACAAACAGGTTTATTATCGGATTTTTCATTCGGTAGAGGAAATAAATGAATCCGCAATAGTTTCCCTTTTGCAGGAAGCAATTCAGGTTGATCATAAGCATCACTAG
- a CDS encoding ABC transporter ATP-binding protein, producing MEKQVVLSTHGIYKYFYDPVKFQALKDISIEAYKGEFLTIIGKSGCGKSTLLYLLSTMDTDYDGEILIDSTKVTGMHQNNLAGIRNEKIGFVFQFHYLLPEFSCLKNVMIPALRLGNYSRAEIEERAYQKLEILGLGDQALKPASKLSGGQQQRVAIARALINDPKIIMGDEPSGNLDSKNTQIVFDIFKQLTIEFGQTIIAVTHDTDFAKASDRTIEMQDGIIISHGK from the coding sequence ATGGAAAAGCAGGTCGTATTATCCACGCATGGTATTTATAAATATTTTTACGATCCGGTTAAATTTCAAGCTTTGAAAGATATTTCTATTGAAGCTTACAAGGGAGAGTTTTTAACCATTATCGGAAAAAGCGGATGTGGTAAATCAACGCTCTTGTATTTACTTTCAACTATGGATACGGATTATGATGGTGAAATATTGATTGATTCAACAAAAGTAACCGGAATGCATCAAAACAATTTAGCAGGCATTCGCAATGAAAAAATTGGATTTGTTTTTCAGTTTCACTATTTGCTCCCCGAATTTAGTTGCCTCAAAAATGTAATGATTCCCGCGCTGCGATTAGGAAACTATTCGCGAGCAGAAATTGAGGAACGTGCTTATCAAAAATTGGAAATACTTGGCTTAGGTGACCAAGCTTTAAAACCGGCAAGCAAACTATCGGGTGGGCAACAACAAAGAGTTGCCATTGCACGCGCACTAATAAATGACCCTAAGATAATTATGGGCGATGAACCAAGCGGAAACTTAGACAGCAAAAACACACAAATTGTATTTGATATTTTTAAGCAACTTACCATCGAGTTTGGGCAAACGATAATTGCAGTTACACACGATACCGATTTTGCCAAGGCATCTGACAGAACCATCGAAATGCAAGATGGCATAATTATAAGTCATGGTAAATAA